Below is a window of Desulfuromonas sp. TF DNA.
GCGGCCCTTCTCAACCGGGCGACGGAGCTGGAGCGGCTTCTCGAGGTGGTGATGGACCTGGGGAGGCCGCCAGAGGCACGGTTTCCCGATGCGGTTGCGCGCCTTTCCGACAAGCCGGTCAGCCAGGAGGACCTGTCTCACGTGACGGCCCTGGTGGGGGAATTCGGAGACGACAACCGGGCGGGGATCGAGCGGACCTTGCACCGCATCTCCGCCATCCGCAACCGCAAGGGGCAGATCATCGGCCTCACCCTCCGTGTGGGCAGGGCGGTCTTCGGGGGGATCGAGCTGCTTCGAGACCTTATCGAGACGGGGCAGAGCCTGCTGATCCTGGGCCGACCGGGGGTGGGGAAGACCACCAAGCTGCGGGAGATGGCGCGGGTCCTGGCCGACGACCTGCATAAGCGGGTGGTCGTCATTGATACCTCCAACGAGATCGCCGGTGACGGCGACATCCCCCATCCGGGGATCGGCAGCGCGCGGCGGATGCAGGTCCCCCGGGTGGATCGCCAGCACGCGGTGATGATCGAGGCGGTGGAGAACCACATGCCCGAGGCGATCATCGTCGACGAGATAGGCACCGAGGCCGAGGCGGTCGCGGCCCGCACTATCGCCGAGCGCGGGGTGCAGCTCATCGGCACCGCCCATGGCAATTCCCTGGAGAACCTGATCAAGAACCCCACCCTCTCCGACCTGGTGGGGGGCGTCCAGGTGGTGACCCTGAGCGACGAGGAGGCGAGGAGGAGGCGCACCCCCAAGACGGTGAGCGAGCGCCGCGCCCCTCCCACCTTCGAGATCGTGGTGGAGATGGTGGATCGGGATGAGGTCATCGTCCATGCCGACACTGCGGCGGCGGTCGACACCCTCCTGCGCGGCACCCTCCCCCGGGGCGAGCGGCGCGAACAATCCGCCTGTGGCGAGATCCACGTGCGGGCGCAGGAGGAAGAGCACAAGCGAACTCCGTCCACGCAGGCGGGAGAGCCGGTGCGCCGCGGCCCCGCCCGCATCTATCCCTACGCCCTCTCCCGCGATCTTCTCGAGCGGGTGATCCGCAGCATGGGCCTGAACGCCCGAACGGTGGGCGGCCCGGAGCAGGCCGATCTGGTTCTGGCCCTGCGCTCCCGCAGCGACGATCTGCGCCTGCAGCGCATGATGCAGGGGAGCGGTGCCTCCCTCCACTACATCAAGCGCAACACCGCCAACGAAATGCGGCGCCTGCTGGAGCGGACCTTTCATGTGCTGGAGGGGGTCGAGGGGGAAGAGCTGCACGAGATGGTGGCGGAGACCGAGGACGCCATCAGGCATGTCCTGGCGGAAAGGGAGGAGGTGTCCCTCGCCCCTCGACGGCCGGCCCTGCGGAAGGTGCAGCACCGGCTCATCGCCGGCCGGGGGCTCCTGGCCCAGAGTACGGGGAAGGAGCCGAAGAGACACCTGGTTATCCGACCTCCGGAGGAGGAGTGAGGGGGGGCCGCCCTGACTTGATTCTTAATAGCCGGCTTTCTCAGGCTGATCAAAAATGCCCAGATGCAAGGCGCCCGAAAACCCTTGGGATAAGGCGTACCTGGAAGGTACGTCGTTGACGAGGGATGAGGGCAACGCCGCAGATGGGCGTTTTTCATCAGCCTTTCCAGGAGGCGTTCACCTCGCTGATTTGGCCGTTCAGGGTCCAGTAATCGTAGATGATGCCGACCAGGAAGAGGCCTCCAGTCAAGAGATAGATGAGCCCGGTCAGCCACTTTCCCAGATAGAAGCGGTGCACCCCGAAGATGCCGAGGAAGGTGAGGAGGATCCAGGCGACGT
It encodes the following:
- a CDS encoding R3H domain-containing nucleic acid-binding protein, which codes for MKNSREKTSPHGEDIRLLVATLPAELQAALLNRATELERLLEVVMDLGRPPEARFPDAVARLSDKPVSQEDLSHVTALVGEFGDDNRAGIERTLHRISAIRNRKGQIIGLTLRVGRAVFGGIELLRDLIETGQSLLILGRPGVGKTTKLREMARVLADDLHKRVVVIDTSNEIAGDGDIPHPGIGSARRMQVPRVDRQHAVMIEAVENHMPEAIIVDEIGTEAEAVAARTIAERGVQLIGTAHGNSLENLIKNPTLSDLVGGVQVVTLSDEEARRRRTPKTVSERRAPPTFEIVVEMVDRDEVIVHADTAAAVDTLLRGTLPRGERREQSACGEIHVRAQEEEHKRTPSTQAGEPVRRGPARIYPYALSRDLLERVIRSMGLNARTVGGPEQADLVLALRSRSDDLRLQRMMQGSGASLHYIKRNTANEMRRLLERTFHVLEGVEGEELHEMVAETEDAIRHVLAEREEVSLAPRRPALRKVQHRLIAGRGLLAQSTGKEPKRHLVIRPPEEE